A genome region from Chryseobacterium sp. G0186 includes the following:
- a CDS encoding DUF4280 domain-containing protein: MQYLKNNAILKCDKGLIPSLLNITSNNKIKNREGLFATDKDNIAGVNITHFTLCSVAGICRLNLNLSGQKLNWINTVPKVKIKDTKALFEASKCICPLGGIITSINSGQI, encoded by the coding sequence ATGCAATATCTTAAAAACAATGCTATTTTAAAATGTGACAAAGGCTTGATTCCATCACTTTTAAATATTACAAGCAATAATAAAATAAAGAACAGAGAGGGTTTATTTGCCACGGATAAGGACAATATTGCAGGAGTAAATATTACCCATTTTACGCTCTGTAGTGTTGCAGGAATCTGCAGATTAAATCTAAATCTGAGCGGTCAGAAGCTCAATTGGATCAACACTGTGCCTAAAGTGAAAATAAAAGACACAAAGGCACTGTTTGAGGCATCTAAATGTATTTGTCCTCTGGGTGGAATTATTACAAGTATTAACTCTGGACAAATATAA
- a CDS encoding tetratricopeptide repeat protein, which yields MKKDLTAIHRIEQITQKYFSNGEIRSGLKTYRSLLEDYPKDRNYYINYINFLLDESVIAELLWPAYEEAVACCDRAIFQLSEEEKLYFYCKKAEVYIIMIDGDYSWYTAHEAEVIEFMKTAVERYPDNIVLLKTAMAFYRITGNQDKYVDILNRIYQSTPNDFMILLQKVTLLEQEGNMEEAIDILENWIRINPESPHLAASYNKMILMYKKIDEGDKADVYQDLLDNQ from the coding sequence ATGAAAAAAGATCTTACAGCAATACATCGTATCGAACAGATTACGCAAAAGTATTTTAGTAACGGAGAAATCCGTTCCGGGCTTAAAACGTATCGTTCCTTACTGGAAGATTATCCAAAAGACAGAAACTATTATATCAATTATATTAATTTTTTGCTGGATGAATCAGTCATTGCAGAGCTGTTGTGGCCTGCTTATGAAGAAGCCGTAGCCTGCTGTGATAGAGCTATTTTCCAATTATCAGAAGAAGAAAAACTCTACTTTTATTGTAAGAAAGCTGAGGTATATATCATTATGATTGACGGAGATTATAGCTGGTATACCGCTCATGAGGCAGAAGTTATCGAATTTATGAAAACTGCGGTTGAGAGATATCCTGACAATATTGTATTACTGAAAACGGCCATGGCTTTTTACCGAATTACAGGTAACCAAGACAAATATGTGGATATTCTGAACAGAATTTATCAAAGTACTCCCAATGACTTTATGATTCTTTTACAAAAAGTAACTCTTTTGGAACAGGAGGGAAATATGGAAGAGGCCATTGATATTCTGGAAAACTGGATCAGGATTAATCCGGAGTCCCCTCATTTAGCAGCAAGTTACAATAAGATGATCCTCATGTACAAAAAAATAGATGAAGGAGATAAAGCAGATGTATACCAAGATCTATTAGATAACCAATAA
- a CDS encoding DUF1062 domain-containing protein yields the protein MSIYYTWVVKAKNTPLLKKKCNHCNSERFHCSDKFRLNAQKKNIDIWLIYRCVKCSSTYNMTLFSRIRTESISKDRFNKFSENNVDLAWEYAFSHEIRRKNNVEADLDSVEYEIQYDEVPIEELRELQNEMITFRINCPFDFNLRISTVIRTCLNLSSSKLNQLIDTNAVFVHERPLQKKHKIKDGDHIKIDCVKLMEIGLFEKDTMN from the coding sequence ATGAGTATATATTATACTTGGGTGGTAAAAGCCAAAAATACACCCCTCTTAAAAAAGAAATGCAACCACTGCAACAGCGAAAGGTTTCATTGCAGCGATAAATTCAGACTGAATGCCCAAAAAAAGAATATTGATATTTGGTTGATTTACAGGTGTGTAAAATGTAGTAGCACCTATAATATGACCCTGTTTTCTAGAATCAGAACAGAATCTATAAGCAAGGATCGTTTCAATAAATTTTCAGAAAATAATGTAGATTTAGCCTGGGAGTACGCATTCTCTCACGAAATAAGACGAAAGAATAACGTAGAAGCTGATCTGGATAGTGTAGAATATGAAATTCAGTACGATGAAGTTCCCATAGAAGAATTGAGGGAGTTACAGAATGAAATGATAACCTTTAGAATTAACTGTCCTTTTGATTTTAATCTTAGAATATCAACAGTTATCAGAACCTGTTTAAATCTTTCATCAAGCAAACTTAATCAACTAATTGACACGAATGCTGTTTTTGTTCATGAAAGACCATTACAAAAAAAGCATAAAATTAAAGATGGAGATCACATCAAAATAGATTGCGTAAAATTAATGGAAATAGGATTATTTGAGAAAGATACAATGAATTAG
- a CDS encoding DoxX family protein, translated as MKKNIDLGMLISRIAIGFPMSVYGINKLIHGVGFIEDMMIMHGLPSFFAYGVFAGEIIAPVMLIIGFRTRLAGLIFAANCFTATVLAQTANIFKLNDFGGWALELLMIYMLIGLSFFFTGAGKYAVSVNNKWD; from the coding sequence ATGAAAAAGAACATTGATTTAGGAATGCTAATCAGCAGAATAGCCATTGGATTTCCAATGTCAGTTTATGGAATTAATAAATTGATTCACGGCGTTGGATTTATCGAAGATATGATGATCATGCATGGTTTGCCGTCATTCTTTGCTTATGGAGTATTTGCCGGCGAAATTATTGCTCCGGTTATGTTGATAATAGGATTCAGAACGCGTCTGGCAGGACTCATCTTTGCAGCCAATTGCTTTACAGCGACTGTCCTTGCACAAACCGCTAATATTTTCAAGCTGAATGACTTCGGAGGCTGGGCACTGGAACTTTTAATGATTTATATGCTGATTGGATTAAGTTTCTTCTTTACAGGAGCCGGTAAATATGCCGTTTCTGTGAATAACAAATGGGACTAA
- a CDS encoding Crp/Fnr family transcriptional regulator, producing the protein MNTDLIISQLIEHFQEIVPLNETEIGLVTQKLEFIQLKKKDYLLREGQVSRHMRFIVKGSLYAYHIDEKGKENITQFGIENWWVNDLYSYLSELPSRMFIQSNEDSTIVQISKNNLELLYKEVPAISEFWRLKMQSAYVTLQERTFEHSRVDAYTKYRNFVTAYRNIEQRFPQYMIASYLGITVEYLSYLRKKHLSDVS; encoded by the coding sequence ATGAATACAGATCTCATTATTTCACAGCTGATTGAGCATTTTCAGGAAATTGTTCCATTAAATGAAACAGAAATTGGGCTTGTTACTCAAAAACTAGAGTTTATTCAGCTCAAAAAGAAAGATTATCTGCTTCGTGAAGGACAAGTTTCAAGGCATATGCGCTTCATTGTAAAGGGAAGTCTTTACGCTTATCATATAGACGAAAAAGGTAAGGAGAATATTACGCAGTTTGGTATTGAAAACTGGTGGGTTAATGATTTATACAGCTATCTGAGTGAACTGCCGTCCAGAATGTTTATTCAGTCTAATGAAGATTCTACAATTGTACAGATCAGTAAAAATAATCTGGAATTATTATACAAAGAGGTTCCTGCCATCTCTGAATTCTGGCGTCTGAAAATGCAGTCTGCCTATGTTACTTTACAGGAAAGAACATTTGAACATTCAAGAGTGGATGCCTATACAAAATACAGAAATTTTGTAACGGCCTACCGTAATATTGAACAGCGTTTCCCTCAATACATGATTGCTTCTTATCTGGGAATCACTGTAGAATATCTGAGTTATTTGAGAAAAAAACACCTGTCAGACGTTTCTTAA
- a CDS encoding helix-turn-helix domain-containing protein, whose protein sequence is MAFINDLGKIIFFLFLLLSVFLITAKSERKLPNYLFAAFLLVSVIDLSGFFLSPPDHKWVMGLKLSSTLLQMPLYYLYVNAACYYNFKFHQKHFLHALPFLIFLVWFGITGVTEDNARLFDVVSAIQYYFYIIAVFWVLRAFRKLYQENYSSNHQLTYQWLFRTTILFLIGNFFVLLRGLLKDNEGIYLSLYAFSSVFVLFVISWFVLNALYRPNLLAGINKNLTPVQPVAEPKEEPEKLRELLNLMETEKPYLDDKLTLQKLAEQTNMPEKQLSLLINQYTGKHFFDFINEFRINNAKELLKDQPQLTVLEILYEVGFNSKSSFYTAFKKETGVTPTDYRKSIV, encoded by the coding sequence ATGGCATTCATAAATGATCTTGGCAAAATTATCTTTTTCCTGTTTTTATTGCTAAGTGTTTTTCTGATCACCGCAAAATCCGAAAGGAAGCTACCCAACTATTTGTTTGCTGCCTTTTTGCTGGTGTCTGTCATTGATCTTTCCGGTTTTTTTCTCTCACCACCGGATCATAAATGGGTTATGGGGCTTAAGCTGTCCAGTACACTGCTTCAGATGCCTCTGTATTATTTGTATGTGAATGCTGCATGTTATTATAATTTCAAATTTCACCAAAAACATTTTTTACATGCGTTGCCTTTTCTGATATTTCTTGTCTGGTTTGGGATTACAGGAGTTACAGAAGATAATGCCCGGCTGTTTGATGTTGTTTCTGCCATTCAGTATTACTTTTACATTATTGCTGTTTTTTGGGTGTTGAGGGCCTTTCGGAAACTATATCAGGAAAATTACTCGAGTAATCATCAGCTTACCTATCAATGGCTATTTCGAACAACGATTCTTTTTCTGATCGGAAATTTCTTTGTTTTGCTAAGAGGACTGCTGAAAGACAATGAAGGAATCTACCTGTCCCTATATGCTTTTAGTTCAGTATTTGTATTATTTGTGATCAGTTGGTTTGTGCTCAATGCATTGTACCGTCCGAATCTGTTGGCCGGGATAAACAAAAATCTTACTCCTGTACAACCTGTCGCAGAACCAAAAGAAGAACCGGAAAAACTTAGAGAACTTCTGAATTTGATGGAAACTGAAAAGCCATATTTAGACGATAAACTTACCCTGCAAAAGTTGGCAGAACAGACCAATATGCCTGAAAAACAGTTGTCATTATTAATCAACCAGTATACGGGTAAACATTTTTTCGACTTTATTAATGAGTTTAGAATCAACAATGCGAAAGAACTTCTTAAGGATCAACCGCAGTTAACTGTGCTGGAAATCCTGTATGAAGTTGGATTTAATTCCAAATCTTCGTTTTATACAGCATTCAAAAAAGAAACAGGCGTTACTCCTACAGATTACAGAAAATCAATCGTTTAA
- a CDS encoding serine hydrolase domain-containing protein has protein sequence MKPLIKHILVLFSILAIEICFGQSNQKNEIQKADSIINSYSQSNAPGMAVGIIRNGKVIHKKTFGLANLESRTPVTDSTAFDIASVSKQFTAFVILLAEKEGRLALNDDIRTYLPELKHLPYKITIRQLANHTHGLPDFTSIKRLQGFGDEFQVTNAEAVKTVLAIKSINFPPGEQYKYNNTGFILLAEILHRIYKKDFNEVLREYIFNPLQMNHTKAVDDPEKIIPNKSESYREKDGVFFKQSLGQMENGSSNIFITLNDLCKWVANFQNPSVGTREIYQTMEQNTFLNAGEKIEYGMGLQTGKYKGLDIVFHGGGTAGYRSYILHVPAYHLSIILMGNRSTFDGLLIAYKLVDLFLENHEILPAPPKKINYSSTELQELTGTYEIDPGNYFEISTDGKQLYAWGSKTPLQSVGDNTFAIPFIPTAQLIFHDGKLALKIGDFTFTCKKVKLETLGDGKVDLSQYVGYYKNEEFNTIYQLIIKDNRLVARHAINPDVSLHPLSPESFYSQNPFFGRLHFKLDAHKKITGFILSGINMYNIQFNRIK, from the coding sequence ATGAAGCCATTAATTAAACACATTCTAGTTCTGTTCTCCATTCTAGCCATTGAAATTTGTTTTGGGCAATCCAATCAAAAAAATGAGATTCAGAAAGCAGACTCAATCATTAACAGCTATTCCCAATCCAATGCTCCCGGAATGGCAGTAGGAATCATAAGAAATGGAAAAGTAATCCATAAAAAAACATTTGGACTGGCAAATCTTGAAAGCCGGACTCCAGTGACTGATTCTACAGCGTTTGACATTGCATCGGTTTCTAAACAGTTTACTGCTTTTGTGATACTTTTAGCAGAAAAAGAGGGAAGATTAGCATTGAATGATGATATCAGAACCTATCTTCCGGAACTGAAACATTTACCTTATAAAATAACCATCAGACAACTGGCCAATCATACCCATGGGTTACCGGATTTTACAAGCATTAAAAGGCTTCAGGGTTTTGGGGATGAATTTCAGGTAACCAATGCTGAAGCAGTAAAGACTGTTCTTGCTATTAAGAGCATCAACTTTCCTCCCGGAGAACAGTATAAATACAACAATACAGGATTTATACTGCTTGCTGAAATTCTGCACAGAATATATAAAAAAGACTTCAATGAGGTACTCAGGGAATATATTTTTAATCCACTCCAGATGAATCATACAAAAGCAGTAGATGATCCGGAGAAGATTATTCCCAATAAGTCGGAATCTTATCGGGAAAAGGACGGTGTGTTTTTCAAGCAATCTCTTGGGCAGATGGAAAATGGTTCTTCTAATATCTTTATAACCCTGAATGATCTTTGCAAGTGGGTTGCCAATTTTCAGAACCCAAGTGTTGGAACCCGAGAAATCTATCAAACAATGGAACAAAATACATTTCTTAATGCAGGAGAAAAAATAGAATATGGAATGGGACTGCAAACCGGAAAATATAAAGGACTGGATATTGTCTTTCATGGAGGTGGTACAGCTGGTTACAGATCTTATATACTACATGTTCCCGCCTATCATTTATCAATTATTCTGATGGGAAACAGAAGTACTTTCGATGGGTTACTTATTGCCTATAAGCTGGTTGATCTATTTCTTGAAAATCATGAGATTTTACCCGCTCCACCTAAGAAAATAAACTATAGTTCTACTGAATTACAAGAGTTAACAGGAACATATGAAATAGATCCGGGAAATTATTTTGAAATATCAACGGACGGTAAACAGCTCTATGCATGGGGAAGTAAAACTCCTTTGCAGTCTGTGGGAGACAATACATTTGCCATTCCTTTTATTCCAACAGCTCAACTGATATTTCATGATGGGAAATTGGCGTTAAAGATCGGAGACTTTACATTTACCTGCAAAAAAGTAAAATTGGAGACCTTAGGAGATGGTAAAGTAGACCTTAGTCAATATGTTGGATACTATAAAAATGAAGAATTCAACACAATCTATCAATTGATTATTAAAGACAATAGGCTGGTTGCCAGACATGCCATCAATCCTGATGTTTCTTTGCATCCTCTAAGCCCAGAAAGCTTTTATTCTCAAAATCCATTTTTTGGACGCCTCCATTTTAAACTTGATGCCCATAAAAAGATTACGGGATTTATATTATCGGGAATTAATATGTACAATATACAGTTTAACAGAATAAAATGA
- a CDS encoding MFS transporter, which translates to MNLFEKADQGSQRFRFIKLCIFFSGLSVFAQLYLFQPMLPMAAEHFRVSVGDTSLLVSSSTIGMALGLLFFAFKADSYSRKGLMTFSLISSALLTIISTWIPSLSLLIAIGIFKGFVVSGVSAVALAYLTEEVNTAVIGAAISMYLSGNTIGGMSGRIVATLIAGEFGWRNAVLVIGIESLVLGIIFWKLFPDSKFFNPQKTDYHLKMKQMKFFLTNRYMLRLYFIAALVMGVFVSVYNYLTFRLEAAPFSLSHFIIAFIFLMYIFGVFGTMIVGRLSKRFPANNILKVSILFMIIGALLLLSKNLYILIVGLAIFTLSFFAAHTMASQMTALYARRGKSSATSIYWLFYYFGSSILGSGTGYLLHSYSWNVFIAFLIVSIVIALLLATANTSPRDKKIH; encoded by the coding sequence ATGAATTTATTTGAAAAAGCAGATCAGGGAAGCCAGCGTTTCCGATTTATAAAACTTTGTATTTTCTTTTCCGGACTTTCTGTATTTGCACAACTTTATCTTTTTCAGCCGATGCTGCCTATGGCTGCAGAACATTTCAGGGTATCTGTAGGTGATACTTCCCTGCTCGTTTCATCGTCTACCATCGGTATGGCCTTAGGCCTATTGTTTTTTGCTTTTAAGGCAGACAGTTATTCCAGAAAAGGACTGATGACTTTCTCCCTGATCTCATCAGCACTCCTTACCATTATTTCAACATGGATACCAAGCTTAAGTCTTCTTATTGCCATTGGAATCTTTAAAGGATTTGTAGTTTCAGGAGTTTCAGCAGTTGCCCTCGCCTATCTTACTGAAGAAGTAAATACAGCTGTAATAGGCGCCGCCATCAGCATGTATCTCAGCGGAAATACGATTGGAGGAATGAGCGGAAGAATAGTGGCCACTCTTATCGCAGGAGAATTTGGGTGGAGAAATGCTGTTTTGGTAATTGGAATAGAAAGTTTAGTGCTGGGAATCATATTTTGGAAGCTATTTCCTGATTCAAAATTTTTCAATCCGCAGAAAACGGACTATCATCTCAAGATGAAGCAGATGAAGTTTTTTCTGACAAATCGTTATATGCTTCGCTTATACTTCATTGCAGCCTTGGTAATGGGAGTTTTTGTAAGTGTATACAATTATCTTACTTTCAGGCTAGAAGCTGCTCCTTTTTCTCTCAGCCACTTTATCATTGCTTTTATATTCCTGATGTATATCTTCGGAGTTTTTGGAACCATGATCGTAGGACGTCTTTCCAAAAGGTTTCCTGCCAATAATATTCTAAAGGTTTCTATCTTATTTATGATCATTGGTGCTCTGTTGCTACTTTCAAAAAACCTTTACATTCTTATTGTCGGACTGGCAATTTTTACTCTTTCCTTTTTTGCCGCTCATACGATGGCGAGCCAGATGACTGCTCTTTATGCAAGACGCGGAAAATCTTCAGCCACTTCTATTTATTGGCTGTTTTATTATTTTGGTTCAAGTATTCTGGGAAGTGGCACCGGATACCTCCTTCACTCCTACTCCTGGAATGTCTTTATTGCTTTTCTTATTGTTTCGATTGTAATTGCTCTACTTTTGGCAACTGCCAATACTTCTCCGAGGGATAAAAAAATCCATTGA
- a CDS encoding response regulator transcription factor — protein sequence MNERILIADDHYVVRAGTALVLESAFPDLKIDFAENYEQVKKMLGGQQYDLLILDIDMPGTQYKKMIPEVKDIQENIKILVFSGYDKDVAIQYIREGAEGYLNKQSSEEEIKNAVKTILEKGYFYPAELIGLIIQNQRNNPAEKLSSREYEIFKLLADGNGNLEIANRLSIQMSTVSTYKKRIFQKLEVGNIAELIKVYEMMH from the coding sequence ATGAATGAAAGAATTTTAATTGCTGATGATCATTATGTAGTCCGAGCAGGGACTGCATTGGTTTTAGAATCGGCATTTCCTGATCTGAAAATAGATTTTGCCGAGAATTATGAACAGGTAAAAAAAATGCTGGGAGGTCAGCAATATGATCTTCTTATTTTAGATATTGATATGCCCGGAACTCAATATAAAAAGATGATTCCTGAGGTTAAGGATATACAAGAAAACATAAAAATCCTTGTATTCTCAGGATATGACAAAGATGTTGCCATACAGTATATCAGAGAGGGGGCTGAAGGATACCTGAACAAGCAGAGCAGTGAAGAGGAGATCAAAAATGCAGTGAAAACCATTCTTGAAAAAGGATATTTTTATCCTGCAGAATTAATAGGGCTCATCATTCAAAATCAAAGAAATAATCCGGCAGAGAAACTGTCTTCCCGCGAATATGAGATTTTCAAGCTTTTGGCAGATGGAAACGGAAACCTGGAAATTGCCAACAGGCTTAGCATTCAGATGTCTACCGTAAGTACCTATAAAAAAAGGATCTTTCAAAAACTTGAGGTAGGAAATATTGCAGAGCTGATCAAGGTTTATGAAATGATGCACTGA
- a CDS encoding sensor histidine kinase: protein MRVWALFFTCLYFNIYGQLHTSVWYNIDNGLSQNHAKTIVKDELYPVTLENDTIPPIINNLHAKSIIRTKDNLIWVMTDKNGFYLFRNKKLIKMPNDRYNYLQSAYYIIEDQKGFYWISSNNGLFKVLKKQLLQYAEDQRSPVFYYHFIKKDGLTNNGSQPNTYTLESGDFVFPSMDGFVFFNPDSIKTYYPDKSKIYIERVKIGNSEPQYFHHVLNLKKDYKTAEFFIDIPYFSNLENLYVEAKISGTENTDWEQINTGKELKYTISNLSPGNYTLSVRMLVSPDGKFEEKTIQFKIQPYFYQTLLFRVSVSISILIIITVIVQLTTNFLRTRNKALKQIVHNKNSELKETALNLEVVKSDLQKETEYQKKLVETISHDITTPIRFIAMLSQKLYESDDVELQKKYFDSIYKSSEQLYQFTLNLKEYTELYKAENIFEDKEYPINRILEIKQKLFYEIAKERGTLIINTHEAKVYSRVNESILMAIIHNILDNAVKNTFDGQITLNITESKQKTIITIADTGAGMSMEQISIYMNLFKNPKQETPSFKGKGLGLHMVIHLIKKINAEINFRQNHPKGIVVEIKLNKN from the coding sequence ATGAGAGTCTGGGCATTGTTTTTTACTTGCTTATATTTTAACATTTACGGACAGCTCCATACTTCAGTATGGTACAATATTGACAACGGACTTTCGCAAAACCATGCGAAGACCATTGTTAAGGATGAACTATACCCTGTAACGTTAGAGAACGATACAATCCCTCCTATTATCAACAACCTCCATGCAAAAAGTATTATCAGAACAAAAGATAATCTTATCTGGGTGATGACTGATAAAAATGGCTTTTATCTTTTCAGGAATAAAAAGCTTATTAAGATGCCCAATGACAGATATAATTACCTGCAGTCGGCATACTATATTATAGAAGATCAAAAAGGTTTTTATTGGATATCTTCCAACAATGGTCTGTTTAAGGTACTAAAAAAGCAGTTGCTACAATATGCGGAGGATCAAAGATCACCTGTTTTTTATTATCATTTCATAAAAAAAGATGGGCTTACGAATAACGGCTCACAGCCTAATACCTACACGTTGGAGAGTGGTGATTTTGTTTTCCCGTCTATGGATGGGTTTGTATTTTTTAATCCGGACAGTATTAAGACCTATTATCCGGACAAAAGTAAAATTTATATTGAAAGGGTAAAGATCGGAAATTCTGAACCTCAGTATTTTCATCATGTTCTTAATTTAAAAAAGGATTATAAAACAGCTGAATTTTTTATTGATATCCCCTATTTTTCCAATCTGGAAAACCTTTATGTGGAAGCTAAAATCTCAGGAACGGAAAATACTGACTGGGAGCAGATCAACACAGGAAAAGAATTAAAATACACTATCAGTAATCTTAGTCCCGGAAACTACACACTGAGTGTAAGAATGCTGGTGTCACCTGATGGAAAGTTTGAAGAAAAAACGATCCAATTCAAGATCCAGCCGTATTTCTATCAAACCTTATTGTTCAGAGTATCCGTTTCCATCAGTATTCTAATCATCATCACAGTGATTGTTCAACTGACCACTAATTTTTTAAGAACAAGAAATAAGGCATTAAAACAGATTGTTCACAATAAAAACTCCGAGTTAAAGGAAACAGCTCTCAATCTTGAAGTTGTAAAAAGTGACTTGCAGAAAGAAACTGAATATCAGAAAAAACTGGTTGAAACCATCAGCCATGATATTACCACTCCTATCAGATTTATTGCAATGCTTTCACAGAAGCTTTATGAATCGGATGATGTAGAATTGCAGAAAAAGTATTTTGACAGTATTTACAAGTCCTCTGAACAGCTTTACCAGTTTACTTTAAATTTAAAGGAATATACTGAACTGTACAAGGCGGAGAATATTTTTGAAGATAAGGAATATCCTATTAACAGGATTTTGGAGATCAAACAAAAACTATTCTATGAGATTGCCAAGGAAAGAGGTACTTTGATCATCAATACCCATGAAGCTAAAGTATATTCCCGTGTGAACGAAAGCATACTGATGGCTATTATTCATAATATTCTTGATAATGCGGTAAAAAATACCTTTGATGGACAAATAACCTTGAATATTACTGAAAGTAAACAAAAAACCATAATAACAATAGCTGATACGGGAGCAGGAATGTCTATGGAACAAATATCCATCTACATGAATCTTTTTAAAAACCCGAAACAGGAAACTCCCAGCTTTAAAGGGAAAGGACTTGGATTGCATATGGTGATTCATTTGATTAAAAAAATTAATGCTGAAATCAACTTCAGGCAGAATCACCCTAAAGGAATTGTTGTGGAAATAAAGCTCAATAAAAACTAA
- a CDS encoding helix-turn-helix domain-containing protein, producing the protein MMKRSEEIVSQYFMFLEKHIQDVISEKVPEFLELNEIADSLAISHKHLTDTVKKETGQHPCYFYDEKIIQEAQSMLVNSSKSVAEIARIFTYDPSNFSKFFKKMTGLTPGRYRVSNKI; encoded by the coding sequence ATGATGAAAAGAAGTGAAGAGATTGTCAGTCAGTATTTTATGTTTTTAGAAAAGCATATTCAGGATGTAATTTCAGAAAAAGTTCCTGAATTTCTTGAGCTTAATGAAATTGCAGACTCCTTGGCTATTTCCCATAAACACCTTACCGATACCGTTAAAAAGGAAACAGGACAGCATCCTTGCTATTTTTATGATGAGAAAATCATTCAGGAAGCTCAGTCAATGCTTGTCAATTCTAGTAAATCTGTAGCAGAAATTGCACGCATTTTTACTTATGATCCCTCTAATTTTTCAAAATTCTTTAAAAAGATGACAGGACTTACTCCTGGTAGGTACAGAGTTTCCAATAAAATCTGA
- a CDS encoding aminotransferase class I/II-fold pyridoxal phosphate-dependent enzyme — protein sequence MSINFTTATIKDFENIPENDMAQRAEIFYEYLDFVKSNGHMNYRLKNTSGTNAVLNVNIENQNREFVSFVSSDYLGFTQHPKVKQAAIEGIEKYGTGTGATPLIGGYFDYHNALEKKISSFFRRTEDEAVVFTTGYTANSATLQCLMQKEDLAILDMAVHASVHEGCAFTNKKTFPHNNLESLEHILKVSENLYRTKLVIVDGVYSQDGDTSHINEIYNLVKKYNAFLMVDDVHGVGILGETGRGTLEQAGLLDKVDIITGTFSKTFGNLGGYVIADKKLAAFIRFQSRQQIFSATAPPSSAGIVKAIDLIDEEPIWRERLWNNINYFKKGLDDLGLDTGITCSAIVPVKIGDPYLTGEVGKLLIEKGIYTNPILYPAVPRKDARIRMSVTARHEKEHIDKTLNAFDDINKKLHIAKK from the coding sequence ATGAGCATCAATTTCACAACAGCAACTATTAAAGACTTTGAGAATATACCAGAAAATGACATGGCTCAAAGAGCTGAAATATTTTATGAATACCTAGACTTTGTAAAGTCTAATGGTCATATGAATTACAGACTGAAGAATACTTCAGGAACCAATGCCGTATTGAATGTAAATATTGAAAACCAAAACAGAGAATTCGTTAGTTTTGTTTCAAGTGATTATTTAGGATTTACCCAACACCCGAAAGTCAAGCAGGCTGCTATTGAGGGAATAGAGAAATATGGAACCGGTACAGGGGCTACGCCTCTTATCGGGGGGTATTTTGACTATCATAATGCGTTAGAAAAAAAAATATCAAGTTTCTTCCGCAGAACCGAAGATGAAGCAGTTGTATTTACCACGGGATATACGGCAAACAGCGCAACATTACAATGTTTGATGCAGAAAGAGGATCTAGCCATTTTAGATATGGCAGTTCATGCCAGTGTACACGAAGGATGTGCCTTTACCAATAAAAAAACATTTCCACACAATAATTTGGAATCTTTGGAACACATTTTGAAGGTATCTGAGAATCTGTACCGTACGAAACTCGTTATTGTGGATGGAGTGTATTCCCAAGATGGTGATACCTCACATATTAATGAAATCTATAATCTGGTGAAGAAGTACAATGCCTTTCTTATGGTAGACGACGTACATGGCGTCGGGATCCTGGGAGAAACAGGAAGAGGTACTTTGGAACAGGCTGGATTACTGGATAAAGTAGATATTATCACAGGAACATTCAGTAAAACGTTCGGTAATCTGGGAGGATATGTAATCGCTGACAAAAAGTTAGCAGCATTTATAAGATTCCAGTCACGTCAGCAGATATTCTCAGCAACAGCTCCACCATCATCCGCAGGAATCGTTAAAGCCATTGATTTAATAGACGAAGAACCCATCTGGAGAGAAAGACTCTGGAATAATATCAACTATTTTAAAAAGGGACTTGATGATTTAGGATTGGATACAGGAATTACTTGCTCAGCAATTGTTCCAGTAAAAATCGGAGATCCATACTTAACAGGAGAGGTCGGAAAATTATTAATAGAAAAAGGAATTTACACAAATCCTATTTTGTATCCGGCAGTACCAAGAAAAGATGCCCGAATCAGAATGAGTGTGACAGCAAGGCATGAAAAGGAACATATTGACAAAACACTCAACGCATTTGATGATATTAATAAAAAATTGCATATTGCAAAAAAATAA